Proteins from a genomic interval of Quercus robur chromosome 9, dhQueRobu3.1, whole genome shotgun sequence:
- the LOC126698202 gene encoding uncharacterized protein LOC126698202, translated as MARMVQNENQAAGAFFFATLVLWLLSLLFEIVFNKRNELLCVIAGCCFFQTANWVIRFRFSKDPLFVNTSVSLLHSFIISSSVVFILVNQWLKNGSNGMFEHSQLFRGTWPWAYPALCFSCGYFAYDQWDMLHYRLYNGWIPAILLHHLILLICFSLALYRNVTINYLILTLICELHSIFLHVRKVRRMAGLRDANSTIVRAEWVLNWVAFILARFVSHVLITAKLLRDRHKFGKGIELPLALFGMVGMNLLNVFLGIDLFHAFKRDISSQPNSHHHRE; from the exons atGGCGAGAATGGTGCAAAATGAAAACCAGGCTGCAGGGGCATTTTTCTTTGCGACACTGGTGCTGTGGTTGCTATCTCTTTTGTTCGAAATAGTATTCAACAAGCGAAACGAGCTGCTTTGTGTCATCGCTGGGTGTTGCTTTTTTCAAACGGCCAACTGGGTCATCCGCTTTCGCTTCTCTAAGGACCCACTCTTCGTCAACACCTCCGTCTCTCTCCTCCACTCCTTCATCATCTCTTCCTCGG TGGTATTCATTTTGGTTAATCAGTGGTTAAAAAACGGATCAAATGGGATGTTTGAGCACTCACAGTTATTTCGGGGGACTTGGCCATGGGCATATCCAGCTTTATGCTTCTCATGCGGTTACTTTGCATATGATCAATGGGATATGCTGCATTACCGGTTATACAATGGTTGGATCCCTGCCATTTTATTGCATCATCTGATACTCCTCATTTGCTTCTCTCTTGCTTTATATCGAAACGTCACTAtcaattaccttattctcaCTCTCATTTGTGAG TTGCATTCCATATTTCTGCATGTAAGGAAAGTGCGACGTATGGCTGGTCTCCGTGATGCCAACAGCACAATTGTGAGGGCAGAATGGGTTCTTAATTGGGTAGCTTTCATTTTAGCAAGGTTTGTATCTCATGTTCTTATCACTGCTAAGCTTCTCAGAGATCGTCATAAGTTTGGAAAGGGAATTGAGTTGCCACTTGCCTTATTTGGGATGGTTGGAATGAACTTGCTTAATGTTTTTCTGGGTATTGATCTTTTCCATGCTTTCAAAAGAGATATAAGTTCCCAGCCAAATAGCCACCACCATCgagaatga